Within Scomber japonicus isolate fScoJap1 chromosome 1, fScoJap1.pri, whole genome shotgun sequence, the genomic segment CACTGTTATTTGTCTCAGGACAGCGGAAAGGGTTAGATTTcgcttttttaaaatcaccgTCACCTATCACGCATTGAGCCCATCCTCCAACAGCTGCAGCGCGGATCGGATCTGACACCTTCACCGCTCTCTGCAGACACGGAGCTGCTAAACTGGCTAGCCGAGTAGCATCCAGCTGTTTTTCACAACAACATATAACGTTGAAGTCACACAGTAttcacagagagacagagagagagacaacgagagagagaaagagaaagacacacacacacggtccaGTCCCGGTTTCGGTCAGGCCTTGCAGATGGCAACAAGAGGGAGTGAGCCAGAAGTCAACTGTACATCCATTctgaaaaatacattatgtTCCTGTTGTTTCCTTATTTGTCGACAGAGGGCGCCATATGACCTTTATTTCTCCCTGTCAAAGGTTCAAAGCGTTGACTGTATGTAAATATGTCTATAGCTGTGACAGCTCACCAAATGTGAAGCCAACACATCtcgatcgccccctggtggctgccTGCAGTACAGGTGATAAGTCCCACCCCAtccatgttagcagatgggacatgagccaaacaaaaatatcaacgtaaatgtaaaataaaatgttcccAAAGATGTTTTCTGTCATTGTAGGTAGTTCATATCACGATGAGGAAAAATCACCAAAAATgtaggaggaggggagaaaattAGTGTTACTAGAATTTACACAATCACATAGTCATTAAATAGAATTAGAGAAGATTAAAACACACAGTTGCTAGTTATaggctatatttaaaaaaatatgttttatgttgtcatgtaAAACTGTCCACTGAGCaagtctaatatttaaaggcggtgtgtttaaatatttttgggACATTGTGGCTACAAGCAGCATCCCCAGAGGTTTTTGTGGTGAATTTGGGAACAGTTACGAGTAGCTGTGGAGGATCTTAGGGGATGTGgacaaagaacaaaatgaaaacaaacaaattgagAACAGCAAAGGTCCTGGGACACTGCCTTGGGTCACACCATAGTCTGAGAATTAAGAAATCTGAatcctttccctctctgtctctgtctaatGAGCAGATAAGTTACAGTGACCAAATCCCACAGCTCACATGTGACGGTACTTGTTGAGAACATGTTCACATGGAGAGCAGAAAGTACAAAGTCTTACAATGGGCTTTTGGCTATAAAGGTAGCTTAACATATAGGTATAAGTTTCCATTTCACTTCATATATGCATTGTATTTTCTACTAAGCTCTTCATATGTTTTGtaagtgtatttttatgtaCCAATAGCTGTCAAATAGATTGTAATGTAGCAAATAGTATAACAACTGAAATACAAGTTTTTAacactttacttgagtaaatatgTGTTGTTGTGAGTAAATATAGTTTTCCACTTCTCACAATCACAGTCATGctgtctattattattattttataaggCCATTGTTAGTAATAAAAGTATTATTGGCAAAAAATCTACTTAAaatttgaaaagtaaaaatgttgattatgcAGACTGGTCTATGTCAGTGTTGGATTAATATAATACTGAAGCAATAATATGTAAGCAGTTGTAGTTGGTTGCATGTTGTAGTTGGTCAAAGTGGAACTAATTTGAACtaattcttaaaaaaataaaataataataaactttatttctattgCACCTTTCAAAACCAAAGATACAAGGTGCATCACACAAtacaatattaacagaataacacaaaaaacaataaaaaaataatcaagcataaataaaaaagcaccTGTTACACAATACTACAGAAATGCCTGTCTCTTTCATGCCATCTGCCATCTGccagactgtacaacaccacagctcccagtacttcccactcccactaaaaaaaagactgatgctgtcctTACTATGTTAATCCCAGGGacattgcacacatgtatataatgCCAGGGACCTCTGAAAGatccagtttactgtatatagtattttattttatttattttatcactttcacccttaGGCTGctacttttctttcctctgttctgattgtgtcaatttgaatttctcccaagggcaatcaataaagatacatcttaATTTAAAGTAAACATGTAGCTTTCTGTAGGAACATCACGTTCACAGGTggataaaaatgtcattttgtaGGGTAAACTGTGATTTGTCATGATATTATTATCAGTGACAAACTACGAAGCGACGTCACGAATAACGGAATatttcagccaatcagattccaCCGCTGAGCCAATCAGAGCGCAGCTTCCTGTCAGCCACCGTCAGCTAGCTGCTTTAGCATCCAGCTGCAGACAGGAAccagcagctacaacacaggaggctctgctctctctctccccggtTATGTGTTCCGCTTGAATTTACTGAAGTTATTTGTCGTTCAAGTGACTACACACCGAAGGCCAGGTGGAAGGTAAAGAGTCGTGTTTACTTCTAGTATCGACTGTAGCTAGCTGAGCATTGCGGGAGGGGGCGCAAATGACACAGTTAACGTGGtgttgatgttaaaatgtttccATTTAGCAAGGGTAGCTAACATACGCTAATGAAACTTTGTACTAGGCCTTAACGTGTAATTCACTAGAtgtaaaataaatctaaatagGTGGTTAGATCATATTATCCTCGAAAATAATGCATGTAATTCCTGTTGGGGCGTTTCTTACTTACTACAGCATTTCTCTGACCTCTCCATCCCTCTTGTCTATACTTTCCTCTCATTTCATCCTCTACATATCGGACCTATCATAATAACCTCTCGTTTCTCACCACATGCTTAACTTGCAACTGAACTCCCCTCCCTCAGATGCAGTTCATGCTGTTGTTCAGCCGGCAGGGAAAGCTGCGGTTACAGAAGTGGTATGTGCCTCTATCagacaaggagaggaagaagatcTCCAGAGATCTGGTCCAGACCATACTGGCCAGGAAGCCCAAGATGTGCAGCTTCTTGGAGTGGAGGGATCTGAAGATTGTGTACAAGAGGTGAGTTAATAAAGAAAGCATGCATACAGTCCATTACTACCTCTTCCCCCAGGTGGCATCATCAGTATAGTTTATGCACAGTCACTGCTtaaatataaaccagtataCTGCTGATGGCCAGCTTCTTATCACGAGATGTGGGAGCTACCTTTTATCTGCTGGTTAGGACAGTAGGATGTGGTTTAAAGccctagaaaaaaagaaagcaagttGATCTTGAGTTAAGATTATTTTGTTGACAGGACAATGCTGACGTACTGGAAGAGGGGTTTTCTTACATCttgatgataaataataaattactcCATTCCCATATCTGTGCAATAATCCAGTCTGTGTGAAGGTTATTATGTTCATTTCTTGTTGACTCAGTTATAAAAGgcacattttaaagctttttggCATTTATAGGATGAAAactggaaaatgtattttttgcttAATTAACTTAAATTCTCTTTCAGTAATGAAAAAAGAGCATTAATACTTGTATACACTTAAAGTTTTATCTTCAGAGACCAGTTGTTGCCTGCCTGTGTCCAGTTTCTGTGATCTCTTGCATTATATATGCGCAGACCTGAATTTGGACAGTAATGATGTCACTTTTTTGCCACCTGTGTCACTAATGCATCTTTCTTGCTGCTCTAAGTGGGAAAAGGCTCTAAAGTAGACATCACTGCCTTGTTAACCCATGTGATGCCTTTTATTCCTTCTCCATGTGTCCTAGATATGCTAGCCTGTATTTCTGCTGCGCAGTGGAGGATCAGGACAATGAGCTGATCACCTTGGAGATAATCCATAGATATGTGGAGCTGTTGGACAAGTATTTTGGCAGTGTAAGTCTCTTAATCATCACACACGTGATATGCTGATTGATGATGTTAAGGGCGGGAGGCCCGACAATTTACAGCAGAAATCCTAGATTTCCAGTCAGGACAGGATCTCCTTTGATCTGCTGCTCTTTGTGTTGTTGCGGCCTCACAGGTGTGCGAGCTGGATATTATCTTCAACTTCGAGAAAGCCTACTTTATCCTGGATGAGTTCCTGTTGGGTGGAGAGGCACAGGAGACATCCAAGAAGAATGTGCTGAAAGCAATTGAGCAGGCCGACCTGCTGCAGGAGGTACGTACTGTGCTTCAACAATAGATCACAATAGCTGGGTTATGTGAACAGTAGTAGGGTTGCAACTAATGATGATTTTCACTGATTAATCTTTCAGTGATTTATCTCAATTGATTTATGatttgtttaatctataaaatgtcagaaagttgCGGAACATCCCAACTTGTTACAGCCCAACTGGACATCTTGTTTTGTCCGGCCACAAATATTTAACTTCACCATCATGAAAAGATAGAAATTAATTCATTACATTTGAGAAGCAAAAAACGAGTAATAATAACAACTATTAATAGATCCATCTAAttgttgctgattcattttctgtccatcACCTCATCATTGCAGCTTTAGCTTGTGTTGTTGAACCAGACAGAAGTATAGATCTAAGATGTTGATCTATCCCTGACCTTTATTTTTAAACCAGCGATATACTTCTTTCCCTTGTGCTAGTGCACCAGAACATGTGCTGTCTTGTGTGTCTGCATTGATGTCCAGCTGTGGTCATTTACAGTGGACAGAATCAGTGctcagtgatttatttttagCAAAGCATGCAGCACTGTTGTTATTACAACATGGCTGACTCTGTAAGCCTGTGACAGCTCGAACTTGTTGGAGAGGCCTcgtgtctgcacacacacacactcaaagattTAATAACTAGCAATTATGACTCATGTACTTGGAGGGGTGCTCTATAAACATATGAACCCCGTGACAGCACTGCAAAGTCAAACGTCCATTTTGtgtctctcttcctcatctGCAGGAGGCCGAGGCACCACGCAGCGTTTTAGAGGAAATTGGGCTGACATAAATCATCAAGCTACCTCTTTCTACCAGATGCAGATCTGGCAACCTTCATgtctctttcttgtcttctcctggtcactgtgtcagtgttgtatgtatataatCACCATCTCTGTACCGTATTATTCTGTACTGTACTATCCTGTAATGTCCTTTTTAATGTAGTGCCAGCTGTGGTTTAATGTGTCTCCTATGTACAAGCCCCCTCACTGTATTCTGCAGAACGATTAGTTCAGTACTTCTCCAAACACCTCACTTCTTGAAACTTGTTGAAATGCTCACTTCTTTAAAAATGCCACAGAGAACAATGTAGCAacaacatcaacacaacaactcCAGCATCATTTTTAGATCATCCATTGTCCACCAGCTGCAGAGATGTGTGTGCTGTTTGGCTTTAAGAACTTTAAGGTGCTGAAGGAGTTCTAGTTTCTGCAATTTGTGTATTACCAAAACATTTGAAGTCTCTTCTGACTATCTGTTTTACTCCAGAAGTTTTGTTTACACCTTTCTGAAGTTGCAACTAAATTTCCTATTCAGTGCAGCTAGGAACATACAGGATGTCCTGCTCTTTTTGTAAAATACAAGCAAACTATTGACACAAAtgttaatgaaaatatttaatttggaAAGAAATcggttatatttatatataagttaacacaataaaatgtaattgtgcAAATTTAGCAATTCAGATTCAGGTGTTTGTTTTGCAGCTTGAGAAAACCTTTCCCAAATATCAAAATTTCTTTAGAAATATCTGAGGATTTTGGAAATAACTTTAAGatcaagtattttttttaaacaatcttCTGGGTTTTTCAAAGATTATCtgcaatttatttttcagaaaATTGAATGTCTTACCAGTgactcaaatgtaaaacaaacatgAGGCAGAAAGTGAAGCTTGGGGTTTATGGGAATCACTAACACTATTCAAATCAATTCTACACAATCATTCTACATCCACCAAAtaagtgaaatgaaacaatggCCCATAATCAATACAAATGTATACATGAAGTTTGTACAAGTTTGTGTTTGGTGATTTTCCTCTACAAGTGAAAtaatttcaatattttcttattttttcaagACTGTTTACCTTTGCTTAATTAAGCTGTTTCTGTGTAGTGTCATGTGTGTGACATCTTTagttgtctttatttttctgcacttgCTTTCCTGACGAGAAAATCTGTTTAACAGTTAGTTTTGTAATGACCTGTGGTGATAAGGCTTAGGTAAGTCCCTCACTTAGTCTTAGGTCAGGATAGGATAGTGACCCAAATAATAGTTACACTATTTTATGTATTATGACACTTTGGCTTAAAGACTAACATATGACCAAAGAACACTGTGTTTTACCTTCTTAATGGTGTCTAAGGAAGGCTGACATGGCAGAAAAGGGATTCAGCACTGCAGGATGTTTGAAGAGAAATGTATTTTGAGGGTGATTCGGCCACAATATATCAGTATTATGTAATTATTTCAATCCATTTGAAGACAGGTGTTTCTTTATGGAGCTGGAACTTGAATTATTTTTGACTCAGTGAGAAAAGTAACCGCACATATCAGGGTACATCATAACTACTCATTACTGTCAGCTTGTTCACTTGCCCGTaagaagcaggaaaacaaacCCACAACTTAAGAAGAGATGCTCATTCCAGACTTTATGGcagtcagttttttttgtatcagaaaaatgaaaaccacAAGGTATTTTTGTTAATCACAAGTAATCAAAGAAATGATCAATTTCATCTTTTGTTTATGCAAACGAAATCACTTACTTTTGTATTTAACACTGCCAACACATTtgccaacatttttttcttatatatttGAAGGG encodes:
- the LOC128361452 gene encoding AP-1 complex subunit sigma-2-like, which codes for MQFMLLFSRQGKLRLQKWYVPLSDKERKKISRDLVQTILARKPKMCSFLEWRDLKIVYKRYASLYFCCAVEDQDNELITLEIIHRYVELLDKYFGSVCELDIIFNFEKAYFILDEFLLGGEAQETSKKNVLKAIEQADLLQEEAEAPRSVLEEIGLT